A region of Pempheris klunzingeri isolate RE-2024b chromosome 15, fPemKlu1.hap1, whole genome shotgun sequence DNA encodes the following proteins:
- the nmnat3 gene encoding nicotinamide/nicotinic acid mononucleotide adenylyltransferase 3 — MAIRRVPLILLACGSFNPITNQHMRLFELARDHMHSTGQYQVVGGIVSPVSDGYGKQGLVLAKHRIAMAKLALRSSNWVTVDEWESQQPDWTETVVTMRYHYGRILKEYEQSTGTHKDSNGNTSPISSPCPQLKLLCGADFLDTFKIPGLWQDDHVEEVAGHFGLVCVSRGGLQPEQAVHQSDTLSRHRQNIFLVREWVRNETSATEVRRALRRGLSVKYLIPDSVMEYIHQHNLYTEDSERRNEGAVLRPLTKQAQQPVKSLDD; from the exons ATGGCCATCCGCCGTGTTCCCCTCATCTTGCTAGCCTGCGGCTCCTTTAATCCCATCACCAACCAGCACATGAGGCTGTTTGAGCTGGCCAGAGACCACATGCACAGCACAG GCCAGTACCAGGTGGTGGGTGGCATCGTGTCTCCCGTGAGTGACGGCTATGGAAAGCAAGGCCTGGTGCTGGCTAAGCACCGAATTGCTATGGCGAAGCTGGCGCTGCGGAGCTCCAACTGGGTCACGGTTGATGAATGGGAGAGTCAGCAGCCAGACTGGACAGAGACTGTGGTCACCATGAG GTATCATTATGGACGTATTCTGAAGGAGTATGAACAGAGCACAGGAACGCACAAAGACTCCAATGGAAACACTTCTCCCATCTCAA GCCCCTGTCCTCAGTTGAAGCTCCTGTGTGGAGCTGATTTCCTCGACACTTTCAAGATCCCTGGCCTGTGGCAGGACGACCACGTGGAGGAGGTGGCCGGGCATTTTGGCCTCGTCTGCGTCAGTCGAGGGGGGCTTCAGCCCGAGCAAGCCGTGCACCAGTCGGACACGCTCTCCCGCCACCGACAAAACATCTTCCTGGTGAGGGAGTGGGTGAGGAACGAGACGAGCGCCACAGAGGTCCGCCGGGCTCTTAGGCGGGGTCTGAGCGTAAAGTACCTGATCCCAGACTCTGTGATGGAATACATTCACCAGCACAACCTCTACACTGAGGACAGCGAGAGGAGAAATGAGGGCGCGGTGCTGAGGCCGCTCACCAAACAGGCACAACAGCCAGTGAAGAGTCTGgatgactga